The following proteins come from a genomic window of Paenibacillus wynnii:
- the ppc gene encoding phosphoenolpyruvate carboxylase produces the protein MTELTTTVSKSNSNNLLRRDVRFLGNILGEVLVHQGGNELLEIVEKIRETSKSLRSLFLPELHSEFKELISSLDPVNRHQVIRAFAIYFQLVNIAEQNHRIRRKRDYERSAGETVQPGSIESAIQELRERDFSHNEVEEIIKGLSLELVMTAHPTEAMRRAILDIHKRISDDVMGLDNPTLTFREREQLREKLLNEVITLWQTDELRDRKPTVLDEVRNGMYYFHETIFHVLPDVYQELERCLSKYYPGQNWHVPTYLRFGSWIGGDRDGNPSVTSSITLQTLRMQRKLAIREYQRIMRELMRYLSFSTSIIDVTPELAESIAQDRAIINLNPVDAWRNDHEPYRIKLSYMISKTQNVLDDEKKGTPVRYSSPEDFIHDLNVIDRSLRFHYADYVADTYIKKLIRQVELFGFHTATLDIRQHSQEHENAMTEILAKMNIAENYAELPEEEKVALLEGLLNDPRPLTSPYQVYTESTEECLEVYRTVFKAQDEYGKQCITSYLISMSEAASDILEVMVFAKEVGLFRKDKDGTVVCTLQAVPLFETIEDLHEAPQIMDTLLSMPIYRQAVTAMNDLQEIMLGYSDSNKDGGVVTANWKLRVALKQITATADKFGIKLKFFHGRGGALGRGGMPLNRSILAQPASTIGGGIKITEQGEVISSRYSMRGIAYRSLEQATSALVTAAIHAKTPQTDLYESKWEEIVARISEVSLKKYQDLIFRDPDFLTYFKESTPLPEVGELNIGSRPSKRKNSDRFEDLRAIPWVFAWTQSRYLLPAWYAAGTGLQSFYEGKEENLEIMRHMYENFSFFTTLVDTLQMAISKADLVIAKEYASMGKNEEARLRIFGQIEEEFKLTSELILKITGQQDILDNVPVIQESIRLRNPYVDPLSYLQVQLLSELRELRDGDGDDPELLREVLLTINGIAAGLRNTG, from the coding sequence ATGACCGAACTTACGACTACCGTTAGCAAAAGCAATTCAAACAATCTGCTGCGGCGGGACGTACGGTTCTTGGGGAATATCTTGGGCGAGGTCTTGGTTCATCAAGGCGGGAATGAATTGCTGGAGATTGTTGAGAAAATCCGAGAAACCAGTAAATCGTTGCGCTCATTGTTTTTGCCTGAACTGCACAGTGAATTTAAAGAGTTGATCAGTTCTCTGGATCCGGTTAACCGCCATCAGGTTATACGGGCTTTCGCCATTTATTTTCAATTGGTGAATATTGCAGAACAGAATCACCGAATCCGCCGGAAACGGGATTATGAACGTTCAGCTGGGGAGACGGTTCAACCTGGATCTATAGAGAGCGCCATCCAAGAATTACGGGAACGAGATTTCTCACATAATGAAGTCGAAGAGATTATAAAAGGCCTGTCATTGGAACTAGTGATGACTGCTCATCCTACTGAGGCTATGAGACGGGCGATATTGGATATTCACAAGCGGATATCTGATGATGTCATGGGTCTGGATAATCCTACATTAACTTTCCGTGAACGTGAGCAGCTTCGTGAGAAGTTATTAAATGAAGTAATCACATTATGGCAGACGGATGAGCTACGTGATCGTAAACCGACTGTGCTCGATGAGGTTCGAAATGGGATGTATTATTTCCATGAGACCATATTTCATGTGCTTCCTGATGTGTACCAAGAGCTTGAGCGCTGCCTAAGTAAATATTATCCTGGTCAGAATTGGCATGTACCTACGTATCTGCGCTTTGGTTCATGGATCGGGGGCGACCGTGACGGTAATCCATCCGTAACCTCTTCCATAACTCTGCAGACGCTTCGGATGCAGCGTAAGCTTGCTATACGGGAATATCAACGAATCATGAGAGAGCTTATGCGTTACCTGAGTTTCAGTACAAGTATTATTGATGTGACTCCTGAACTTGCTGAATCCATTGCGCAGGATCGAGCCATTATTAACCTGAACCCGGTTGACGCTTGGCGTAATGATCATGAGCCTTACCGGATCAAACTGAGCTATATGATCTCCAAAACTCAAAACGTCCTGGACGATGAGAAAAAGGGGACACCGGTACGGTATTCTTCACCAGAAGATTTTATACATGATTTAAATGTAATTGACCGCAGTCTACGCTTCCACTATGCAGACTATGTGGCTGATACCTATATTAAGAAGCTTATCCGCCAAGTGGAGCTGTTTGGATTCCATACGGCAACCCTCGACATTCGTCAGCATAGTCAGGAACATGAAAATGCGATGACTGAAATTCTAGCAAAAATGAACATCGCTGAAAATTATGCGGAACTGCCGGAAGAGGAAAAAGTTGCGCTTCTTGAGGGTCTGCTAAATGATCCTCGGCCGCTCACGTCCCCTTATCAGGTTTATACGGAGAGTACAGAGGAATGTCTGGAAGTATACAGAACGGTATTCAAAGCGCAGGATGAATACGGTAAACAGTGTATAACCAGCTACTTAATTAGTATGTCAGAGGCCGCAAGCGATATTCTTGAGGTAATGGTATTTGCTAAAGAGGTAGGGCTGTTCCGTAAGGATAAAGATGGCACCGTAGTGTGTACACTGCAGGCCGTACCTTTATTCGAAACCATTGAAGATCTTCATGAAGCTCCGCAAATTATGGATACGCTGCTAAGCATGCCTATTTATCGTCAGGCTGTAACCGCTATGAATGATTTACAGGAGATTATGCTTGGATATTCCGACAGTAATAAAGACGGCGGTGTGGTTACCGCGAACTGGAAGCTGCGTGTTGCCCTGAAACAGATTACGGCTACAGCCGACAAGTTCGGCATTAAGCTGAAATTCTTCCACGGACGCGGCGGAGCGCTCGGACGCGGCGGAATGCCGCTGAACCGCAGTATTCTAGCACAGCCGGCATCAACAATTGGTGGCGGGATTAAGATTACGGAACAAGGCGAAGTAATTTCTTCACGTTATTCTATGCGCGGTATTGCTTACCGAAGCTTGGAGCAGGCTACATCTGCACTAGTAACGGCAGCTATACATGCCAAAACTCCACAAACGGATCTGTATGAATCCAAGTGGGAAGAAATCGTTGCCCGTATTTCTGAAGTATCACTTAAGAAATATCAGGATTTGATTTTCCGTGATCCGGATTTCCTTACTTATTTTAAAGAGTCGACTCCTTTGCCTGAGGTGGGTGAGCTGAATATCGGCTCTCGACCATCCAAGCGCAAGAACAGTGACCGTTTCGAGGATCTCCGCGCCATTCCTTGGGTATTTGCATGGACGCAAAGCCGTTACTTGCTCCCTGCCTGGTATGCAGCCGGAACTGGCCTTCAGAGCTTCTATGAGGGGAAGGAAGAGAATTTGGAAATCATGCGACATATGTATGAGAACTTCTCATTCTTCACTACCCTAGTCGATACTCTGCAAATGGCGATCTCTAAAGCGGATTTGGTCATTGCTAAGGAATATGCAAGTATGGGCAAGAACGAGGAAGCTCGTCTGCGGATTTTTGGACAGATTGAAGAGGAGTTCAAATTAACTTCTGAGCTCATTCTAAAAATCACAGGTCAACAGGACATTTTGGATAATGTACCCGTAATCCAAGAGTCGATTCGTCTGCGTAATCCATATGTCGATCCGCTCAGTTATTTACAAGTGCAATTACTGTCTGAGCTTAGAGAGTTGCGTGATGGCGACGGGGATGACCCTGAGCTGCTGCGTGAGGTGCTCCTGACTATTAATGGTATTGCTGCCGGCCTTCGTAATACGGGCTGA
- a CDS encoding BhlA/UviB family holin-like peptide, with protein METNLINAALKDGLWAVLFISLYLYQLKESQRNQDDAHAREGKLMSFIDEISAQFEKLARQYERLSEDVREIKNDISERRAIKRKGDSE; from the coding sequence TTGGAAACAAATCTTATCAACGCCGCGTTAAAAGATGGCCTTTGGGCGGTGCTGTTTATATCGCTGTATCTGTATCAACTGAAAGAATCTCAGCGGAATCAAGACGATGCACATGCTCGTGAAGGGAAGCTGATGTCGTTTATTGATGAAATCTCAGCACAGTTTGAAAAGCTGGCGAGGCAATATGAAAGACTGTCAGAGGACGTTCGCGAGATCAAAAACGATATCAGTGAACGCCGCGCAATAAAGAGAAAAGGGGATTCGGAATGA
- the cdaA gene encoding diadenylate cyclase CdaA — MSYFTDMTWKESIKDIIDILIVSYIIYKVLNMVQGTRAVQLLKGILVLVVIWALSTLLDLYTLKWLMNQMFTFGVLAIFIIFQPELRRGLEQLGRGKFFGRSAESDEEISKLIGEVIKAVNYLARRKIGALIVFERSTGLNEYTESGIPMQSVVSSELLINIFIPNTPLHDGALIMQGNQIAAAACYLPLSENPFISKELGTRHRAAIGISEVADSVSVVVSEETGQISLAINGQIVRDIKEESLISKLYEELRATSPLKDKGSAFWKRKGDNSHG, encoded by the coding sequence ATGAGCTATTTTACAGACATGACATGGAAAGAGTCCATTAAAGATATAATTGATATTTTAATTGTCAGCTACATTATTTACAAAGTACTCAATATGGTACAGGGAACCCGAGCGGTTCAGCTGCTGAAGGGTATTTTGGTGCTGGTGGTTATTTGGGCACTGAGTACCCTATTAGATTTGTATACCCTGAAATGGTTGATGAATCAGATGTTTACGTTTGGAGTACTGGCCATATTCATCATCTTTCAACCGGAGCTAAGGCGAGGGCTTGAACAGCTGGGGAGGGGTAAATTCTTCGGGCGTTCAGCTGAAAGTGATGAAGAGATTAGCAAGTTAATTGGTGAAGTTATTAAAGCCGTGAATTATTTAGCACGTAGAAAGATAGGCGCATTAATTGTATTTGAAAGATCAACTGGACTTAATGAATATACGGAGTCCGGTATTCCCATGCAGTCGGTAGTCAGCTCTGAGCTGTTGATTAATATTTTCATCCCTAATACACCTCTTCACGATGGGGCGTTAATTATGCAGGGCAACCAAATAGCTGCTGCTGCTTGTTATCTGCCACTTTCAGAGAATCCGTTTATCAGTAAAGAACTGGGGACACGGCACCGTGCGGCAATAGGTATTAGTGAGGTTGCTGATTCCGTTTCTGTTGTTGTATCCGAAGAGACCGGCCAAATCTCATTAGCCATAAATGGGCAAATCGTGCGGGACATTAAGGAAGAATCGCTCATATCCAAGCTTTATGAAGAATTGCGGGCAACTTCACCGCTTAAGGATAAAGGTTCTGCTTTCTGGAAACGGAAGGGGGACAACAGCCATGGATAA
- a CDS encoding CD1375 family protein, with product MVTVYVSLIVKGFKTFAQVPASLQPAVKAELEALGSGTDGKPSVTV from the coding sequence ATGGTCACAGTATATGTTTCTTTGATCGTAAAAGGTTTTAAGACTTTTGCGCAAGTTCCAGCAAGCTTGCAGCCAGCCGTTAAAGCAGAGCTGGAGGCGCTAGGTTCAGGCACAGATGGCAAGCCGTCGGTAACAGTATAG
- a CDS encoding phage tail protein, with protein sequence MARKVLIQIRRGLESAIGTLANGELGYCTDTSKLYIGTTGGNVLMVAAQSAGDMLKSIYDTNNDGKVNYASVADSIPWSGVTGKPTTYPPSTHTHLEYISKGALTWNQLKGV encoded by the coding sequence ATGGCAAGGAAAGTATTAATCCAGATCCGACGAGGGCTGGAAAGTGCGATCGGCACACTGGCCAATGGTGAACTTGGATACTGCACAGATACTAGCAAGCTTTATATTGGTACGACTGGTGGTAACGTTCTAATGGTAGCTGCACAAAGTGCCGGGGATATGCTCAAAAGCATTTATGATACGAATAATGACGGCAAGGTGAATTATGCCTCCGTTGCCGACAGTATTCCGTGGTCTGGTGTTACGGGAAAACCTACGACCTATCCTCCTTCAACGCATACTCATCTGGAATATATTAGCAAGGGTGCGCTGACATGGAATCAGCTTAAGGGGGTGTGA
- a CDS encoding zf-HC2 domain-containing protein, which produces MECKLAVSMMHDYLDDDLPDQQKRELKEHLISCPDCRVKFKELEQTDMLMFSLMHNSPVASDELAHRIMNSLPIAKKDRRFISWIRSHPALTAASLFLVVMLLSSVTFWNQDGQLVVKGSDLDQVVIKGDTVIVPSGKTITGNLTVENGKAQVYGDVNGNVTVIDGTLYQASTAHISGQVKSIDQAVSWLWYKVTNMFSDVAYR; this is translated from the coding sequence ATGGAATGCAAACTGGCCGTCTCTATGATGCATGACTACCTGGATGACGACTTGCCCGATCAGCAGAAACGGGAATTGAAGGAGCATCTTATATCCTGTCCGGATTGCCGAGTTAAGTTCAAAGAACTAGAACAGACAGATATGCTGATGTTCTCGCTTATGCACAATAGCCCTGTTGCCTCGGATGAACTCGCTCATCGAATCATGAACTCGCTACCTATAGCCAAGAAAGATCGTCGTTTTATCAGCTGGATCAGAAGTCATCCTGCACTTACTGCGGCTTCCTTGTTTCTCGTGGTGATGCTGCTAAGTTCTGTCACATTCTGGAATCAGGACGGACAGTTGGTGGTGAAGGGTAGTGATCTGGATCAGGTTGTAATTAAGGGAGATACAGTCATTGTACCTTCCGGCAAAACGATCACCGGAAATCTTACGGTTGAGAACGGTAAAGCCCAAGTATACGGTGATGTAAACGGCAATGTTACCGTTATTGACGGTACATTGTATCAAGCTTCAACCGCCCATATCTCGGGGCAAGTTAAAAGCATAGACCAAGCGGTAAGTTGGCTCTGGTATAAAGTGACGAATATGTTCTCTGATGTCGCCTACCGTTAA
- a CDS encoding M15 family metallopeptidase, which translates to MSPIETEVNMLNLTQIKNKCTARLAGLHPVVLNAATLLIERCYANGVPILITQGLRTIAEQDALYAQGRTKPGVVVTYAKGGYSYHNYGLAIDFALLLPSGTAVSWDMCRDGDGDRIADWQEVVQQAKALGFEWGGDWSSFKDYPHLQMTLGLTLAKLRGGAKPSESAINAAYAIIKARDAQTADNVVTAVIQVNGVKVADGILENGITYVPVRALAKALGAKISYDSTTQTVKITSRYEEK; encoded by the coding sequence ATGAGTCCCATAGAAACGGAGGTAAACATGCTGAACCTGACCCAGATAAAAAATAAATGTACAGCCCGGCTTGCCGGACTTCACCCCGTAGTACTGAATGCTGCTACGTTGCTGATAGAGCGTTGTTATGCAAACGGTGTTCCTATCCTGATCACTCAAGGCCTGCGGACGATAGCCGAGCAGGATGCACTATATGCACAAGGACGTACAAAGCCTGGAGTGGTTGTAACCTATGCCAAAGGAGGCTATAGCTATCATAACTATGGGCTGGCTATTGATTTTGCCCTGCTCCTACCTAGTGGTACAGCAGTATCCTGGGATATGTGTCGTGACGGCGACGGTGATAGGATAGCTGATTGGCAGGAGGTTGTACAGCAGGCCAAGGCGCTCGGGTTTGAGTGGGGCGGCGATTGGTCCAGTTTCAAAGACTACCCCCATTTGCAAATGACATTAGGGCTAACTCTTGCAAAACTGAGGGGCGGTGCGAAGCCTTCAGAGAGTGCAATCAATGCAGCTTATGCAATCATTAAGGCAAGAGATGCACAGACGGCGGATAATGTCGTGACTGCTGTTATACAGGTGAACGGAGTGAAAGTGGCTGATGGAATACTGGAAAACGGGATCACATATGTTCCGGTTCGAGCTCTGGCGAAAGCTTTAGGGGCGAAGATAAGCTACGATTCCACGACCCAAACTGTCAAAATTACCAGCCGTTATGAAGAAAAATAA
- a CDS encoding putative phage tail protein yields MSYGNSLYSSLLFTDEDTEDSENLEAVDLMKYLPSYYQGVQEMEELQETLGVEIGSLKPSSIDVLNQAFVETATWSLGRWESELGLSTDPSKSFVSRREMITAKLRGSGTTTPEMIQRTASAFSGGDVLLEEVPGEYRFIVRFVGILGIPPNMAGLIQMIEEIKPAHLAYEFVYTYTYWSALRSISWNTAGAKTWNELRTYG; encoded by the coding sequence TTGAGCTACGGAAATTCTTTATACAGTTCATTACTATTTACTGACGAAGACACAGAAGATTCCGAAAACCTTGAAGCGGTAGATCTTATGAAGTACTTGCCGTCCTATTATCAAGGTGTTCAGGAAATGGAGGAACTGCAGGAGACACTCGGAGTTGAGATTGGAAGTCTGAAACCCAGTTCCATAGATGTGCTTAATCAGGCGTTCGTTGAAACAGCTACCTGGAGTCTTGGGCGCTGGGAGTCAGAGCTTGGATTAAGTACAGACCCTTCGAAGTCTTTCGTTAGTCGGCGAGAAATGATAACGGCTAAGTTACGCGGCTCGGGGACGACAACACCTGAAATGATACAGCGAACGGCATCGGCTTTTTCCGGCGGTGATGTTCTATTAGAAGAAGTACCAGGCGAATATCGGTTTATTGTCCGATTTGTCGGTATTTTGGGCATTCCGCCGAACATGGCCGGGCTAATCCAGATGATTGAGGAGATTAAGCCTGCGCATTTGGCGTACGAATTTGTATATACCTACACGTACTGGTCAGCACTCCGTTCTATTTCATGGAATACAGCGGGTGCGAAGACCTGGAACGAACTTAGAACCTATGGATAG
- the sigW gene encoding RNA polymerase sigma factor SigW — protein MENVEGRLTKLALNGDQRAFAELVELYKDKIYHLAYRMLNNRHEAEDVVQETFLRVYRNLDRYDDKQKFSTWIYRIATNLCIDRLRKRKPTYSLDAEMNDQEGIDGYSMIPSDNVTPETELLLSETQSMIYEAIDSLPVKYRSVMILRYLQDLSLQEISDVMDMPVTTIKTRVHRGREFLRKKLAPKM, from the coding sequence GTGGAGAATGTGGAGGGCAGATTGACAAAGCTCGCCTTAAATGGTGATCAAAGAGCATTTGCCGAACTTGTGGAACTATATAAAGACAAAATATATCATCTAGCGTATCGGATGCTGAACAATCGCCATGAGGCGGAAGATGTTGTTCAGGAGACTTTTTTGCGCGTCTACAGAAATTTGGATCGTTACGATGATAAACAGAAGTTTTCGACATGGATTTACCGTATTGCGACTAACCTGTGTATTGATCGGCTGCGCAAGAGGAAGCCAACCTATTCTCTGGACGCCGAAATGAACGATCAGGAGGGCATTGACGGCTATTCCATGATTCCAAGCGATAATGTAACACCTGAGACAGAATTGCTGCTATCAGAGACTCAAAGCATGATTTATGAGGCTATTGATAGTTTACCTGTGAAATATAGGTCGGTCATGATTTTAAGGTATCTGCAGGATTTGTCGCTTCAGGAGATAAGTGATGTAATGGACATGCCTGTAACGACAATAAAAACCCGTGTACACCGCGGACGTGAATTTTTACGTAAAAAATTAGCTCCTAAAATGTAA
- the glmM gene encoding phosphoglucosamine mutase, whose amino-acid sequence MGKYFGTDGVRGVANQELTAEMAYSIGRCGGYVLAGNVDKPKVVIGMDTRISGPLLESALVAGMLSIGADVIRIGVVSTPAVAYITRLLKADAGVMISASHNPVEDNGIKFFGGDGFKLTDETELRIEELMDAEKDELPRPVGSGLGTVTIDNDSKYLYLDYLKTTVSNKFNDIKIVLDCAHGAAYELAPRLFRELGAEVIAIGAEPSGLNINDGFGSTHPETLRAEVLRHNADLGLAFDGDADRLIAIDNHGEEVDGDFILCICGDAMNRAGKLKDGTIVSTVMSNIGFYKATEKLSLNTAKTAVGDRYVMEEMRRGGYNLGGEQSGHVIFLDYNTTGDGILTAIQLVDTLKASGKKLSDLKAMMTKYPQVLVNVRVLDKTNYPNNPAIEAAILEVEGKLGDNGRVLVRPSGTEPLIRVMAEGPNKDELDQFVGQIVEVVQRELV is encoded by the coding sequence ATGGGGAAGTATTTTGGAACTGACGGTGTGCGCGGAGTCGCGAACCAGGAATTGACTGCAGAAATGGCTTATAGCATTGGCCGCTGTGGAGGATATGTATTAGCGGGTAACGTAGATAAGCCGAAAGTAGTTATTGGAATGGATACACGTATTTCCGGACCATTGCTTGAATCAGCGCTTGTAGCAGGGATGCTGTCCATTGGGGCGGATGTTATTCGTATAGGTGTTGTAAGTACACCTGCCGTTGCATATATTACACGTTTATTAAAAGCAGATGCCGGTGTAATGATTTCAGCTTCACATAATCCGGTTGAAGATAACGGGATTAAGTTCTTTGGTGGGGACGGCTTCAAGCTTACGGATGAGACGGAACTACGAATTGAAGAACTGATGGATGCCGAAAAAGACGAACTTCCTCGTCCTGTAGGGTCAGGTCTTGGTACAGTCACTATTGATAATGACTCCAAGTATCTGTATCTGGATTATTTGAAGACAACGGTATCCAATAAATTTAATGATATCAAAATCGTGTTAGACTGCGCTCATGGCGCTGCCTATGAGCTTGCACCTAGATTATTCAGAGAGCTTGGCGCTGAAGTAATCGCCATCGGAGCTGAGCCTAGCGGTCTGAACATCAACGATGGATTCGGTTCCACACATCCGGAGACGCTGCGTGCGGAAGTATTACGACACAATGCTGATCTGGGACTAGCTTTTGACGGAGATGCGGATCGTCTGATTGCCATTGATAATCATGGGGAAGAAGTAGACGGAGACTTTATTCTCTGCATCTGCGGAGATGCCATGAACCGCGCTGGCAAGCTGAAGGATGGAACGATTGTCTCGACAGTAATGAGCAATATTGGCTTTTACAAAGCTACTGAGAAATTGTCGCTGAACACTGCTAAGACAGCTGTAGGTGACCGTTACGTAATGGAAGAAATGCGCCGCGGCGGCTACAATCTAGGCGGAGAGCAGTCCGGACATGTAATTTTCTTAGATTATAATACTACAGGTGATGGCATTCTTACCGCTATTCAACTGGTGGATACCTTAAAAGCTTCGGGGAAGAAGCTTAGCGACCTGAAAGCTATGATGACTAAATACCCGCAGGTACTGGTAAATGTTCGTGTACTAGATAAGACCAACTATCCGAACAACCCAGCCATTGAAGCGGCTATTCTAGAGGTTGAAGGCAAGCTGGGTGATAATGGCCGTGTGCTTGTGCGTCCGTCTGGTACGGAACCTCTGATTCGTGTGATGGCGGAAGGTCCTAATAAGGATGAGCTTGATCAATTTGTAGGACAGATTGTAGAAGTAGTACAACGTGAACTAGTCTAA
- a CDS encoding CdaR family protein, producing the protein MDKWMKNNNFNKILALAIGIILWTMVHIDTAPNTQTAASMSTKIIENVKIEVSGFDEDKYVLDPLDASSVRMEVRGKSSDINYVFSDAYKVTLDLSNVKPGSLTIPLTPSLPNGVDLVSMTPQEVNVHIELRNTKSFPITVATKGKPAEGYQLGTPVIQPVGTAEVTLSASELSRVAKVQGTIELEGENETFKEKKMKLIAYDSAGSEIKDAVIVPSTVSVELPITLPFKSVPIDIGFTGQLPDSLVLSRVTPEINSIVVYGFEDALASITSYEALIDLGSFDSAGTKQMAMELTPPAGTQKLDPGKLNVTISVSEVAQRTLEGIPVTLQGLGPGLQATVTNPTNEAVTLTLSGSPTLLDQLDKDNINVVANLSGLTAGIHEVSLQVSLPRFVTLNNSGERLVATVELKGPPAPVISATPNVDNSTPMPSSEPVSGGGNTPSVQPTHSEPVPGATATPSAGKSENSGAVNGSSSTGNTSSSGGT; encoded by the coding sequence ATGGATAAATGGATGAAGAACAATAACTTTAATAAAATCCTTGCACTTGCGATTGGAATTATCCTTTGGACGATGGTTCACATTGATACTGCGCCCAATACCCAAACTGCCGCAAGCATGAGCACAAAAATTATTGAGAATGTAAAAATAGAAGTATCCGGATTTGATGAGGACAAGTACGTGCTCGATCCTTTAGATGCAAGCAGCGTGAGGATGGAAGTACGCGGTAAAAGCTCAGACATTAACTATGTGTTCTCCGATGCTTATAAGGTCACTCTTGATTTAAGTAATGTTAAGCCAGGGTCGTTAACGATCCCTTTAACGCCTTCTTTACCTAATGGTGTCGATCTTGTCTCTATGACTCCGCAGGAGGTCAACGTTCATATTGAGCTGCGGAATACCAAGTCCTTTCCTATAACAGTTGCTACTAAAGGCAAGCCGGCTGAAGGTTACCAACTCGGTACGCCGGTTATTCAGCCCGTGGGAACCGCGGAGGTTACGCTGTCCGCCAGTGAGCTCAGTAGAGTAGCGAAAGTTCAGGGAACTATAGAGCTTGAGGGTGAGAACGAGACTTTTAAAGAAAAGAAGATGAAGCTGATTGCGTATGATAGTGCTGGGAGTGAAATAAAGGATGCCGTTATAGTGCCCTCTACCGTATCTGTGGAATTGCCAATCACTCTACCTTTCAAAAGTGTACCGATTGATATTGGCTTTACCGGACAACTTCCGGATTCCTTAGTGCTCTCAAGGGTGACACCAGAAATCAATAGTATTGTTGTCTATGGATTCGAGGATGCCTTGGCATCCATTACATCTTATGAAGCCTTAATTGACCTAGGTTCATTTGACTCTGCCGGCACGAAGCAGATGGCGATGGAATTGACTCCGCCAGCCGGAACACAGAAACTTGATCCCGGTAAGTTAAATGTTACGATCTCAGTCTCAGAAGTCGCTCAGCGTACCCTCGAGGGTATTCCGGTGACTCTGCAGGGATTAGGACCCGGCCTACAGGCCACTGTAACTAATCCTACTAATGAAGCTGTTACGCTGACATTGTCGGGATCACCGACTTTGCTCGATCAATTGGATAAGGATAACATCAATGTTGTCGCAAATCTTAGTGGACTGACCGCCGGGATCCATGAAGTATCGCTCCAAGTATCGTTACCAAGATTTGTGACTTTGAACAATTCGGGAGAACGCCTTGTTGCAACCGTCGAACTTAAGGGGCCGCCAGCACCGGTAATCTCGGCAACTCCTAATGTAGACAACAGTACTCCAATGCCAAGCTCAGAACCCGTGTCAGGTGGAGGTAACACCCCTAGTGTGCAGCCAACTCATAGTGAGCCTGTTCCCGGAGCGACTGCAACGCCATCAGCAGGTAAAAGTGAGAATAGTGGTGCTGTTAATGGTAGTTCAAGTACCGGAAATACCAGCAGTAGTGGCGGAACGTAA
- a CDS encoding holin: MNNEVLNYVLSFASGLSVFVLALVQLVKKSISIPRNIVPIVGLLLGLLVGVVSGPISNLDLGLRLWAGAIAGLSATGLFELAFKDRPGFTGKRK, encoded by the coding sequence ATGAATAATGAGGTCTTAAATTATGTATTAAGCTTTGCATCTGGATTGTCAGTATTTGTTCTGGCACTGGTTCAGTTGGTCAAAAAAAGCATCTCTATTCCTCGAAATATCGTTCCAATTGTTGGGTTGTTATTAGGGCTGCTAGTAGGTGTAGTCTCCGGCCCTATTAGCAATTTGGATCTCGGTTTACGTCTCTGGGCAGGGGCTATAGCTGGACTCTCTGCTACTGGATTATTTGAGCTAGCTTTTAAGGACAGACCAGGGTTTACAGGGAAAAGAAAATAA